One Ostrea edulis chromosome 6, xbOstEdul1.1, whole genome shotgun sequence genomic window, CACAGGGTACTAATAAATGTAATCGGGATCCATGCAGCCAACAAATATCAAACCTTGATTTGAAAAGCCACACAACAAAGTATCATTCATGTAATTTGTTACatcctttaaaaaaacaacccagaaaTATACAAAGTCTGTGCTTTGTGAGTATggtgtttaacgtcccttcgagaatctataaaataaaattccaaAACAGAGAGAGTGCATTATGTCAACTACTACCATGACATGGGACCTTTATTCTAAGGTCTCATCCGACTGCATGATCCACAATTTTCACTTCAAACGCAGACTAAGGAACAGTTGCTTGCTCTTTTAAAAGTCAGAGACGCGGTCAAATTCAAACCCACAACCTAGTGTCCGACCAGGAATGAGCACTTTACCGATTGGGCTAATGATCAAAacggtagtagtagtagtagtgtgtatgtgtgtgtgtcacAGGGATGAATGATAATGTACAAGAAGCAATATTAGAAATATCAGAGTGGTTGCTGTAATTGCAATCATGTAAATAACAAAAAACAATTGATCCAAAATCTCCGAGAATTGACGGTATGTTAGTTTTTCGACTTCAAAATTCTCCCCAGTTTGTAGAATTTCTGCAATAATATCATGTTGATTCATTCCTCCGTCCATATCGGAGGGGATCACTTTATTTATTCGTGTGTCACATTTACCTCTATGACAACATAATTTTCTACAAATTGTATCAATCCAATCCGGTGCCTCTTTGTCCCCTTTATAGTACGCGTCTATAATGAGAATGACGATGTTCACGGAAATAGTGCTGAAGGTTAGTGTCAATCCTAAGTAGATAGCTGAAATATAAAAAGTGATAATTCTCAGTAACATTAACTAGTGCTTAAAATGTTCAATGAAGCTTTAAAAATTCTAGACTTATGTATTCCGAATAATTCAGCATGCTCTTTGGATGATATAATACTTACAAAGATAGCAAACATTCATTGAAGTGCTCGGAATATTGTCAGAAATCAGTGACAGATATACAGCGTAGGCCAGCAGAACTGTTAAACAGTATCCCATTTTTTCTCCGGAATCAGAGGGCATTTTGTACACCATAGGTATCAAGAACGCCATCAGGATAACGGGAAATATCGTATTTATTGCATGAAACAGAGGTCTTCTTCTCAACGTTATGGCGAACGATAAACTAGAATACGACTGCCCACCTCTCTCTCTGTCGCTAGACTTGTATCCTATGGCGGTAACGAGGTCCCATTCGCCATTGCTACTATAGAAGCTTAGATCCACGGGGTTTTCTGCGGCCAGTTTCAGGTTTATTTCTGCTTGAGTATAGCCCCGGGTACTAAACTTGATGATACATGTCTGCGAATCTAAAGGATAATAGGTAATGTCGGATTCACAGGATACTTTATAAATTCCTGAAGGACTCCAATGTATCCTTCCTCCACTTGTGATCCTCATTGGGATTTTGTTGTCGCTGATAATAGACATATCATCTATTCTGTAAAGACATAATATAAATTCCTTAGGGTTAAaagaaaggtgaatataacgaacagtgatcaatctcataactcacaTAACCGATACAAAATAAGAGTTTcacaaacactgacccctggatataccagaggtgggagcaggtgcctaggaggagtaatcatcccctgtcgaccggttacaaccgtcgtgagctctatatcttgatcaggtaaacggagccatcagtagtcaaaatcagtgtgccaagaacagccttagaatcggtatgaaacccGTCAGACAGCATGTAACCCAAAATTAGGGTATAAAGGCAAACTACATGTAGAACATTATAACAATATGATATGCcaaattctgactttaaacgaggcccctgtaatatcaacttgtttaaCAGTAGcatgccttgatttaaaaactgatcatacgcaaaacaaacgcttgcgtatcgaatcagttgaaagatataaacaccatatgcaggtgataatggaatactgctacacaaatatgggaagttgacgatggagatgctgaaatcattccgtttgtcataaagttcgAGGAATGTGCTGCatttttaacaagatgtgtttgtgaagcacaaatgcccccgataatggcaaattccgaAGATggacaaggtcacaagggcaaatatcttggtaccaggagaaagatcttgtcaaatgaaatgctcatgtacaatatgaaagctctaatatttaccatttagaatttatgaccaatgtaaaaaaaataattaaaagtaggtcaaatgtcaaggtcaaaaggttcaataccaacggaaacgtcttgtaacaaggaatactcatgtgaaatatcaaagctctatctcttactgttcaaaagttattagcaactttaaagttttcaaaaagtaggtcaaattccaaggtcaaggtcacagggtaaaaaatgttggtacccacggaaaggtcttgtcacaaggaatactcatgtgaaatatcaaagctctctcttattgttcaaaagttattagcacgGTTAAAGTTTTcgaaaagtaagtcaaactccaaggtcaaggggtcaaaaatgttggtacccacggaaaggtcttgccacaaggaatactgatgtgaagttattagcaaggttaaagttttcaaaaagtaggtcaaactccgtgtgaaatatcaaagctctctcttattgttcaaaagttattagcaaggttaaagttttcaaaaagtaagtcaaactccaaggtcacggggtcaaaaatgttggtacccacggaaaggtcttgtcacaagggatactcatgtgaaatatcaaagctttatcacttattgttcaaagttattagcaaggttagttttcaaaaagtaggtcaaactccaaggtcaagggatcaaaaatgt contains:
- the LOC125647201 gene encoding neuronal acetylcholine receptor subunit alpha-2-like; this encodes MDLPPGTVFCTLSILTFSLGHEAAPSSRPVYFRALETALRTELFNTRNYSALQRPDQKVTTKVSLTLLTINELNIKEQLLSISGYLTVDWKDDRLSWSNRSDTSQDYTSINFLFSTEKYVWTPALIVENSIDDMSIISDNKIPMRITSGGRIHWSPSGIYKVSCESDITYYPLDSQTCIIKFSTRGYTQAEINLKLAAENPVDLSFYSSNGEWDLVTAIGYKSSDRERGGQSYSSLSFAITLRRRPLFHAINTIFPVILMAFLIPMVYKMPSDSGEKMGYCLTVLLAYAVYLSLISDNIPSTSMNVCYLSIYLGLTLTFSTISVNIVILIIDAYYKGDKEAPDWIDTICRKLCCHRGKCDTRINKVIPSDMDGGMNQHDIIAEILQTGENFEVEKLTYRQFSEILDQLFFVIYMIAITATTLIFLILLLVHYHSSL